The following proteins are co-located in the Pseudomonas cavernae genome:
- a CDS encoding HlyD family secretion protein, with the protein MKIRFSSDKEQQPTQDQGLKVLYAPGKRLAFKLRWYLILLAVLGPLLWLAGQWLLSLWLIQAPAQLELPLLELRAREPGQVQQLLVRPGDPVEAGQVLVRLDNPEWRARLALLEEPDQHPATDSPARRSLREREREALERLLASAEQRLGQLRGLQAAGAATRGEVQAASDLRDQRQRDLLQFDQQQAVVLPQVAFDQQQRGLERRWLEERLEGLALQAPHAGEVSEILVNEGENIGPGNLLLRMRTDGEVRVWVYLEPRDVAYAVPGQPFRLRLPDGRWLPAQVVRAVDDAVSVPGELRAAFSAPTRNLRVLARITGELPKRWRADRLGLQARFPHQWPWVDAWAGDE; encoded by the coding sequence ATGAAAATTCGCTTCTCCAGTGACAAGGAACAGCAACCGACCCAGGACCAGGGCCTCAAGGTGCTCTATGCGCCGGGCAAGCGCCTGGCCTTCAAGCTGCGCTGGTACCTCATCCTGCTGGCGGTACTCGGTCCGCTGCTGTGGCTGGCCGGCCAGTGGCTGCTGTCGCTCTGGCTGATCCAGGCGCCGGCCCAGCTGGAGCTGCCGCTGCTTGAGCTGCGGGCCCGCGAGCCCGGCCAGGTGCAGCAACTGCTGGTGCGGCCGGGCGACCCGGTGGAAGCTGGCCAGGTGCTGGTGCGCCTGGACAACCCCGAGTGGCGCGCGCGCCTGGCCCTGCTGGAGGAGCCGGACCAGCATCCGGCTACCGACTCGCCGGCCCGCCGGAGCCTGCGCGAGCGCGAACGGGAGGCGCTGGAGCGCCTGCTGGCCAGCGCCGAACAGCGGCTGGGCCAGCTGCGCGGCCTGCAGGCCGCCGGAGCGGCGACGCGCGGCGAGGTGCAGGCCGCTAGCGATCTGCGCGATCAGCGCCAGCGCGATCTGCTGCAATTCGATCAGCAACAGGCCGTGGTGCTGCCCCAGGTCGCCTTCGACCAGCAACAGCGCGGGCTGGAGCGGCGCTGGCTGGAGGAGCGCCTGGAGGGGCTGGCCCTGCAGGCCCCCCATGCGGGCGAAGTCAGCGAAATCCTGGTCAACGAGGGCGAGAACATCGGCCCCGGCAATCTGCTGCTGCGCATGCGCACCGACGGCGAGGTGCGGGTGTGGGTCTACCTGGAGCCCCGCGATGTCGCGTACGCGGTGCCCGGGCAGCCTTTCCGCCTGCGGCTGCCCGATGGTCGCTGGCTGCCGGCGCAGGTGGTTCGGGCGGTGGACGATGCCGTGTCGGTGCCGGGCGAGCTGCGCGCGGCGTTCAGCGCACCGACCCGCAACCTGCGGGTGCTGGCCCGCATCACCGGCGAGCTGCCGAAGCGCTGGCGAGCCGACCGCCTGGGTCTGCAGGCGCGCTTCCCGCACCAGTGGCCGTGGGTCGACGCCTGGGCCGGAGATGAGTGA
- a CDS encoding hydrolase has product MTASFQPAWWLPGPHLQTLWNSLGRRPPQLQRQRERLWLEDGDFLDLDWHGPHAAETPLVLVLHGLTGSSSSLYVLGLQQRLAAQGWASVALNWRGCSGEPNLLPRGYHSGVSEDLAAVIAHLRAQRPLAPLYAVGYSLGGNVLLKHLGESGADCPLQAAVAVSVPFRLDQCADRIGIGFSRVYQRHFMSEMVAYVQRKQQRFQQLREDRHLAALQRLGPLDGMRTFWDFDGRITAPLHGFADADDYYRRASSRYYLGAIRTPTLIIQAADDPFVFRHSLPESAELAPGVEFELHAHGGHAGFIDGSPRQPGYYLERRIPAWLNGRR; this is encoded by the coding sequence CGAACGCCTGTGGCTGGAAGATGGCGATTTCCTCGATCTCGACTGGCACGGCCCGCATGCCGCCGAGACGCCGCTGGTGCTGGTCCTGCACGGGCTGACCGGCTCGTCCAGCTCGCTCTACGTGCTCGGCCTGCAACAGCGCCTGGCCGCTCAGGGCTGGGCCAGCGTGGCGCTGAACTGGCGCGGCTGCTCGGGCGAGCCGAACCTGCTGCCGCGCGGCTATCACTCGGGGGTCAGCGAGGACCTCGCTGCGGTCATCGCCCACCTGCGCGCCCAGCGGCCGCTGGCGCCGCTGTATGCGGTGGGCTATTCGCTGGGCGGCAACGTGCTGCTCAAGCACCTCGGCGAAAGCGGTGCGGACTGCCCGTTGCAGGCGGCAGTGGCGGTGTCGGTGCCGTTCCGTCTGGACCAGTGCGCCGACCGCATCGGCATCGGCTTCTCGCGGGTCTATCAGCGCCATTTCATGAGCGAGATGGTCGCCTACGTGCAGCGCAAGCAGCAGCGCTTCCAGCAACTACGCGAGGACCGCCACCTGGCCGCCTTGCAGCGCCTCGGACCGCTGGACGGCATGCGCACCTTCTGGGACTTCGACGGGCGCATCACCGCGCCGCTGCATGGCTTTGCCGATGCGGACGACTATTATCGGCGCGCTTCCAGCCGCTATTACCTGGGCGCGATCCGCACGCCGACGCTGATCATCCAGGCCGCCGACGACCCCTTCGTGTTCCGCCACAGCCTGCCGGAAAGCGCCGAACTGGCCCCCGGAGTGGAATTCGAGCTGCATGCCCACGGCGGCCATGCCGGCTTCATCGACGGCTCGCCGCGCCAACCGGGTTATTACCTGGAACGGCGGATTCCCGCCTGGTTGAACGGCCGGCGCTGA
- a CDS encoding glycosyltransferase family 2 protein encodes MEAVIQHWLLWASEAAKSDGGILLFVTMLPAFTLLELPFNLLVLLGVLRWFVRKPFELPQGNIHHPRVSCIITCYSEGRDVQSTLLTLCEQTYQGEIEMIPVLDGAALNQPTLQAVRDFRVDPRLYPRRLLRPIAKWQRGGRVSSLNAGLAHCTGEIVMALDGDTSFDNDMVANIVRHFADPDVPAVAGSLRVRNRRASLVAALQAMEYLLSIHMAKIGLSEWNLVNNISGAFGAFRRSFLDKLGGWDTHSAEDLDITLRIKNYFGRRALRIPFEPYAIGHTDAPVTLWQFLKQRLRWDGDLFFLYIRKHRHSFNPRLLGWPNFLMTLFNGFFFQLVLPFIIVGYLLVGLFVLQWPVFLALAGLIYLVYLAVTLLLYLAMLTMVSERPRQDLRLLPLVFVFPLFMLMMRCWSAVSMLNEALRRGHEETSMAPWWVLKRGRRF; translated from the coding sequence ATGGAAGCGGTCATCCAGCACTGGCTACTGTGGGCCTCGGAAGCCGCCAAGAGCGACGGCGGCATCCTCCTGTTCGTCACCATGCTGCCGGCCTTCACCCTGCTGGAGCTGCCATTCAACCTGCTGGTGCTGCTCGGTGTGCTGCGCTGGTTCGTGCGCAAGCCGTTCGAGCTGCCGCAGGGCAACATCCACCACCCGCGGGTCTCCTGCATCATCACCTGCTACAGCGAGGGGCGCGACGTGCAGAGCACTCTGCTCACCCTGTGCGAGCAGACCTACCAGGGCGAGATCGAGATGATCCCGGTGCTCGACGGCGCCGCGCTGAACCAGCCGACCCTGCAGGCGGTGCGCGATTTCCGCGTCGATCCCCGGTTGTATCCGCGGCGCCTGCTGCGGCCGATCGCCAAGTGGCAGCGCGGCGGCCGGGTGTCCTCGCTGAACGCCGGCCTGGCCCACTGCACCGGCGAGATCGTCATGGCCCTGGACGGCGACACCTCGTTCGACAACGACATGGTCGCCAACATCGTCCGCCATTTCGCCGATCCGGACGTGCCGGCCGTGGCCGGCAGCCTGCGCGTGCGCAACCGGCGGGCCTCGCTGGTCGCGGCGCTGCAGGCCATGGAGTACCTGCTGTCGATCCACATGGCCAAGATCGGCCTCAGCGAATGGAACCTGGTCAACAATATCTCCGGCGCGTTCGGCGCCTTCCGCCGCAGTTTCCTGGACAAGCTCGGCGGCTGGGACACCCACAGCGCCGAGGACCTGGACATCACCCTGCGCATCAAGAACTACTTCGGCCGGCGCGCGCTGCGCATCCCCTTCGAACCGTACGCCATCGGTCATACCGACGCTCCGGTGACCCTCTGGCAGTTCCTCAAGCAGCGCCTGCGCTGGGACGGCGACCTGTTCTTCCTGTACATCCGCAAGCACCGCCACAGCTTCAACCCGCGCCTGCTGGGCTGGCCGAACTTTCTGATGACCCTGTTCAACGGCTTCTTCTTCCAGCTGGTGCTGCCCTTCATCATCGTCGGCTACCTGCTGGTCGGCTTGTTCGTCCTGCAGTGGCCGGTGTTCCTGGCCCTGGCCGGGCTGATCTACCTGGTCTACCTGGCGGTCACGCTGCTGCTCTACCTGGCCATGCTGACCATGGTGTCCGAGCGGCCGCGCCAGGACCTGCGTCTGTTGCCGCTGGTGTTCGTGTTTCCGTTGTTTATGCTGATGATGCGTTGCTGGAGCGCGGTGTCCATGCTCAACGAGGCGTTGCGGCGCGGTCATGAGGAAACCAGCATGGCACCCTGGTGGGTGTTGAAGAGGGGAAGGAGATTCTAG
- a CDS encoding TolC family protein — translation MKRALLACALLLASAPGLAEVLPLDELLARAAEGLALGASAAEQDALAALRQQREAEAGWQWFAAASTGRYRELVTEDVRDDYYGRNLALGLRHPLLGSLYRQRDAVQAIVHDQQRQTIRQLLQRAERRLALRSAYADWWRADQEQRWCAELLPAAQQARERLALRQREGWLRQSQARQLDGQWQALQRRCAQREALLEETRDGLAELAGLELSAAQQPRAESLAGQVQPLSAWRQAIERHPRLQARQDEVRQADQRRESPWYAGVDSHFSLAQSYEDRSGAPKPGDGLVASLTFSAPFDPLGYGRARTRETEARHQTALAQVQSERGQLLQALGQALRLQRQSIEELRAEREQLEVSHQALDELRLREQRAVETTADELLAADVEYQRSGLRLIGARHAAWLREAELRLFAEDDSELARLLGDQSLTWQALSGTAGAAAVTLAANRRAAAGPSRDWQQGVYVWDSVRLLDARSRTAELRELRRAGMQRLYLGLSAAQLADLPSLRQRLQATLAAARNEGLQVALLLGDPAWLQPEHRQGLLTLLGQLRGLPFAALHLDLEVEQLGWPVPDSRLQDWLDTLAAVTSINPWPLELSSHHRWFVEPVAGQTCVPCALPQRGVRQVSLMIYTRNAESSAALAEQIARRWPALQFRLAQSVEPQLTAEESWSGVPRHQLQRQVGRWRTRLQPVGIRGIDWQDWPNYPR, via the coding sequence ATGAAGCGCGCGTTATTGGCCTGTGCCCTGTTGCTGGCCAGCGCACCGGGCTTGGCCGAGGTGCTGCCGCTGGATGAGCTGCTCGCGCGCGCTGCCGAGGGGCTGGCGCTGGGCGCCAGCGCCGCCGAGCAGGATGCCCTCGCTGCGCTCAGGCAGCAGCGCGAGGCCGAAGCCGGCTGGCAGTGGTTCGCCGCCGCCAGCACGGGCCGTTACCGTGAGCTGGTCACCGAGGATGTGCGCGACGACTACTACGGCCGCAACCTGGCCCTGGGCCTGCGCCATCCGCTGCTCGGCAGCCTGTACCGGCAGCGCGACGCGGTGCAGGCGATCGTCCACGACCAGCAGCGGCAGACCATCCGCCAACTGCTGCAGCGCGCCGAGCGGCGCCTGGCCCTGCGCAGCGCCTACGCCGACTGGTGGCGCGCCGACCAGGAGCAGCGCTGGTGCGCCGAGCTGCTGCCGGCGGCGCAGCAGGCGCGCGAGCGGCTGGCCCTGCGCCAGCGCGAGGGCTGGCTGCGCCAGTCCCAGGCGCGCCAGCTCGATGGCCAGTGGCAGGCCCTGCAGCGCCGCTGCGCGCAGCGCGAAGCCCTGCTCGAGGAAACCCGCGACGGCCTGGCCGAACTGGCCGGCCTCGAGCTGAGCGCCGCCCAGCAGCCCCGGGCCGAATCCCTGGCCGGCCAGGTGCAGCCGCTGTCCGCCTGGCGCCAGGCCATCGAGCGCCATCCGCGCCTGCAGGCGCGCCAGGACGAGGTGCGTCAGGCCGACCAGCGGCGCGAGTCGCCCTGGTATGCCGGGGTCGATTCCCACTTCAGCCTGGCGCAGAGCTACGAAGACCGCAGCGGCGCGCCGAAGCCGGGCGATGGCCTGGTGGCCAGCCTGACGTTTTCCGCGCCCTTCGACCCGCTGGGCTACGGGCGCGCCCGGACCCGCGAGACCGAGGCTCGCCATCAGACGGCGCTGGCCCAGGTGCAGAGCGAGCGCGGGCAACTGCTGCAGGCGCTCGGCCAGGCCTTGCGCCTGCAGCGGCAGAGCATCGAGGAGCTGCGCGCCGAGCGCGAGCAGCTCGAGGTCTCGCACCAGGCTCTGGACGAGCTGCGCCTGCGCGAGCAGCGCGCGGTGGAGACCACGGCGGACGAGCTGCTGGCCGCCGATGTGGAATACCAGCGCAGCGGCTTGCGCCTGATCGGCGCCCGGCACGCCGCCTGGCTGCGCGAGGCCGAGCTGCGCCTGTTCGCCGAGGACGATTCCGAGCTGGCCCGCCTGCTCGGTGATCAGTCGCTCACCTGGCAGGCCCTGTCGGGCACGGCCGGGGCCGCCGCGGTGACGCTCGCCGCGAACCGCCGGGCCGCCGCCGGGCCGTCGCGCGACTGGCAGCAAGGCGTCTATGTCTGGGACAGCGTCCGCCTGCTGGATGCCCGCAGCCGGACGGCCGAACTGCGCGAGCTGCGGCGGGCCGGGATGCAGCGCCTCTACCTCGGCCTCAGCGCCGCCCAACTGGCCGATCTGCCGAGCCTGCGCCAGCGCCTCCAGGCCACCCTCGCCGCCGCGCGCAACGAGGGCCTGCAGGTGGCCCTCCTGCTCGGCGACCCGGCCTGGCTGCAGCCGGAGCACCGCCAGGGGCTGCTGACGCTGCTCGGCCAGCTGCGCGGGTTGCCCTTCGCTGCCCTGCACCTGGATCTGGAAGTCGAACAACTCGGCTGGCCGGTACCCGACAGTCGCCTGCAGGATTGGCTGGACACCCTGGCGGCAGTGACCAGCATCAACCCCTGGCCGCTGGAGCTGTCCAGCCACCACCGCTGGTTCGTCGAACCTGTCGCTGGCCAGACCTGCGTGCCCTGCGCCCTGCCGCAGCGCGGTGTGCGCCAGGTCAGCCTGATGATCTACACGCGCAATGCCGAGAGCAGCGCCGCGCTGGCCGAGCAGATCGCCCGGCGCTGGCCGGCCCTGCAGTTCCGCCTGGCGCAGAGCGTCGAGCCGCAGCTGACGGCCGAGGAGAGCTGGAGCGGCGTGCCGCGCCACCAGTTGCAACGGCAGGTCGGACGCTGGCGGACGCGCCTGCAGCCGGTCGGTATCCGTGGCATCGACTGGCAGGATTGGCCTAACTACCCCCGTTGA